One stretch of Suricata suricatta isolate VVHF042 chromosome 13, meerkat_22Aug2017_6uvM2_HiC, whole genome shotgun sequence DNA includes these proteins:
- the PTGDS gene encoding prostaglandin-H2 D-isomerase, which translates to MAALHTLWMGLVLLGVLGVLQTRVQAQASLQPNFQQDKFLGRWFTSGLASNSSWFREKKSALSMCTSVVAPATDGGLNLTTTFLRRDQCETRTLLLRPAETPGCYSYTSPHWGSTHDVRVVETNYEEYALLYTAGTRGLGQDFHMATLYSRTQTPRAEVKEKFTTFAKTRGFTEDAIVFLPKTDKCVEEHS; encoded by the exons ATGGCCGCTCTGCACACGCTGTGGATGGGGCTGGTCCTGCTGGGAGTCCTGGGGGTCCTGCAGACGCGGGTCCAGGCCCAGGCCTCTCTGCAGCCCAACTTCCAACAGGACAAG TTCCTGGGGCGCTGGTTCACCTCGGGCCTCGCCTCCAACTCGAGCTGGTTCCGGGAGAAGAAGAGCGCGCTGTCCATGTGCACATCAGTGGTGGCCCCCGCCACGGACGGAGGCCTCAACCTCACCACCACCTTCCTCAG GAGAGACCAGTGTGAGACACGGACCCTGCTGCTGCGGCCGGCGGAAACCCCAGGCTGCTACAGCTACACGAGTCCCC ACTGGGGCAGCACCCACGACGTGAGGGTGGTGGAGACCAACTATGAGGAGTACGCACTTCTCTACACGGCGGGCACCAGAGGCCTTGGCCAGGACTTCCACATGGCCACCCTCTACA GCCGCACCCAGACCCCAAGGGCCGAGGTAAAGGAGAAATTCACCACCTTTGCCAAGACCAGGGGCTTCACAGAGGATGCCATTGTCTTCCTGCCGAAGACCG ATAAGTGCGTGGAGGAGCACAGCTAG